CTGCTGAATCAGCGCCAGCGGCGTGGTTTCGTTCTGCCCGACCAGCGCACCTTCAGTGACCAATGCACGGCCGACCCGCCCGGAAATCGGCGCGGTGACGGTGGCGTAGCCGAGGTTCAGCTTCGCGCGTTCCACTGCAGCTTTATTGGCCGCCACATCGGCGGCGGTTTGCCGGGCATTGGCGCGGGCGTTGTCGTAATCCTGAGCGCTGATGGCCTTGTCGTCGATCAACTGCGCGTAGCGTTGTTCCTGCAGCCTGGCCTGGAAGGCATTGGCCTCGGCCTTGCGCAACGCGGCTTCGGCGCTATCGAGATCAGCCTTGAACGGTGCCGGGTCGATGCGAAACAGCACGTCACCCTTTTTCACGTCGCTGCCTTCACGGAAGGTCCGTTGCAACACCACCCCGGCCACTCGGGCACGCACTTCAGCGATGCGCGGGGCGGCGATACGCCCGCTCAGTTCGCTGCTGATCGACAGGGGGCGGGCCTCGATGGTCTCGATGCGCACGGTAGCTGGCGGCGCTTCTTCTTCGGCCTTCGAGGACGAATCACAGGCGCTCAGCAACAGCGCAGCGGCGATCAGGCCGAGCCCGGCCAGAAGATTTTTTGACATGTACCACCCCCAATATTGAAGCCCGCATCCTAAGGCCAGACGCCGAGGGTAGCGGTGAAGCTTTGTAGGCGCTGTGTGAAATTGTGTAAGGGTTTTACTCAGGGACGGGCGAGGGCGTATATCCTTTACGCCTTGAAATTTATTGCGACAGATAAACCGCCATCGCGAGCAGGCTCACTCCTACATTGGAACTGTGCCAGACACGAACCTTGTAGGAGTGAGCCTGCTCGCGATGAGGCCCGAACAGTCGCCACTGCACTTTCCTTGGAACACCCCATGCCCAACATCCTCCTGGTCGAAGACGACACCGCCCTCGCCGAACTGATTTCCAGCTACCTGGAGCGCAACGGCTATTCCGTCAGCGTGATCGGCCGTGGTGACCACGTGCGCGAGCGGGCACGGATCAATCCGCCGGATCTGGTGATCCTCGACCTGATGCTGCCGGGCCTTGACGGCTTGCAAGTCTGCCGCCTGCTGCGGGCCGATTCGGCGACGCTGCCGATCCTGATGCTGACCGCCCGCGACGACAGTCACGATCAGGTGCTGGGCCTGGAAATGGGCGCCGACGATTACGTCACCAAACCCTGCGAGCCACGGGTTTTGCTGGCCCGGGTGCGTACGTTGCTGCGGCGCAGCAGCCTCGGTGAACCGATGACGGTCAATGACCGCATTGTCATGGGCAATCTCTGCATCGACCTGTCCGAGCGCACCGTGACCTGGCGCGAGCAACCGGTGGAACTGTCCAGCGGCGAATACAATTTGCTGGTGGTGCTGGCCCGGCATGCCGGGGAAGTGCTGAGCCGCGATCAAATCCTGCAACGCCTGCGCGGCATCGAGTTCAACGGCACCGACCGCTCGGTGGACGTGGCGATTTCCAAGCTGCGGCGCAAGTTCGACGACCATGCGGGCGAGGCGCGCAAGATCAAGACGGTATGGGGCAAGGGCTACCTGTTCAGCCGCTCCGAGTGGGAATGCTGAGCTGATGTTCAGAATCCTCTTTCGCCTGTATCTGGTGACGATCGTCTCCTACAGCGCGGCGATCTATCTGGTGCCGGATCTGGTGATCATGGCGTTCCGCGAGCGCTTCATCACCTACAACCTCGACTACTCGCGCGGCCTGCAATCGCTGATCACCCGGCAGTTTCACGCGGTGCCGCAGGATCAGTGGCCGGCACTGGCGCAGTCGATGGACAAGGACTTCCAGCCGCTGCACATCGCTCTGGCGCGCATCGACGACGCCGGGTTCACCGCCCCCGAGCAAGTGCGCTTGCGCGCCGGGGAAAACGTGGTGCGTATCGGCGATTGGGGATGGCGCACCTTGGCGGTCACGCCGCTGAACGATGACGTTGCCGTGCAGATGGTAGTGCCGCCGGATCCGCTGGACGTCAATCTGTTGTACTGGAGCATCAACGTGCTGATCGGTGCGAGCATGCTCGCCTGCCTGCTACTGTGGATTCGTCCGCACTGGCGCGATCTGGAGCGCCTCAAGGGCGCCGCCGAACGCTTCGGCAAGGGCCACCTGAACGAGCGCACGCAAATCCCCGCCAGTTCCAACATCGGCAGCCTGGCCAACGTGTTCGACACCATGGCCGGCGATATCGAAAATCTGCTCAACCAGCAGCGCGACCTGCTGAATGCGGTGTCCCACGAATTGCGCACGCCGCTGACCCGTCTGGACTTCGGTCTGGCCCTGGCGCTGTCCGATGATTTGCCGGCGACCAGTCGCGAGCGCCTGCAAGGACTGGTCGCACACATTCGGGAACTGGATGAGCTGGTGCTGGAACTGCTGTCCTACAGCCGCCTGCAGAACCCGGCGCAGTTGCCGGAACAGGTCGAGGTTTCGCTGGATGAGTTTATCGACAGCATTCTGGGCAGTGTCGATGAAGAACTGGACTCGCCGGACATCGTCATCGATGTGCTGCTGCACGGTCAGCTCGAACGTTTCACGCTGGATCCGCGCCTGACCGCCCGAGCGATCCAGAACCTGCTGCGCAATGCCATGCGCTATTGCGAAAAACGCATTCAGATTGGCGTGCAGGTCAGCCCCGATGGTTGCGAGATCTGGGTCGACGACGATGGCATTGGCATCCCGGATGATGAGCGTGAGCGGATTTTTGAACCGTTTTATCGACTTGATCGCAGTCGTGATCGGGCTACCGGCGGCTTTGGTCTGGGCCTGGCCATCAGCCGTCGGGCGCTGGAGGCGCAGGGCGGGACCTTGACGGTTGAAAGTTCGCCGCTGGGTGGGGCGCGGTTCAGGTTGTGGTTGCCTGACATGACTTGACCCGAAACCTGTGGGAGCGGGCTTGCTCACGAAGGCGGAGTGTCAGTCGACATAAACTAATCTGACACACCGCTTTCGCGAGCAAGCCCGCTCCCACAGGGGTTTTGTGTTGGTCAGATCAGTTGGTTTGATTGAATCAAGCCAACCCCGGCCGTCTGCATCCGCTCCATCGCCGCTGCCAGTGACCCATCCCTGTCAATGGCACGACAGGCGTCCAGCACCACGAACGCGTTGAACCCCGCCGCCCGAGCATCCAGCGCGGAAAACATCACACAGAAATCCAGCGCCAGACCGACCATGTACACCGTGTCGATACCGCGTTCTTTCAGGTATCCGGCCAGACCGGTGGTGGTGCACCGGTCCGCCTCGAGAAACGCCGAATAGCTGTCGATGTCCGGATTACAGCCCTTGCGGATGATCAGTTGCGCGTGCGGCAGGTTCAGCTCGGGGTGAAACTCGGCACCGGATGTGCCTTGCACACAATGCTCCGGCCAGAGTACCTGCTCGCCGTAGGGCAACTGAATTACCTCGTAAGGCTGGTGTCCGGGGTGGCTTGAGGCAAAGGACGCGTGGCCGCTCGGGTGCCAGTCCTGGGCAATCACCACCTGTTTGAACAGGCCACCGAGGCGATTGATCAGCGGCACGATCTGATCGCCTTCGGGCACGGCCAACTGGCCGCCGGGGATGAAGTCGTTCTGCACGTCAATGACCAGCAGGGCGGTGCGGGGTGAAATCTGCATCGGGGCTTCCTCCTTGGATAATCACCCGCTCAGCATAGTGGAGCGGCACTCACGCGCCCAGCTTGTCGACCAGGTGTTTTGCCAGGTCTTCCAGCGCCGGCGCCGGGTTGTGCCCGATCAACATCCACGCATGCTCACCTTCGGTCCAGTACACCACGTTCATTTCGTGGCGCCGTTCGTGCGCCAAAGGCTGGCTGCCACTGTTGGAGCGAGTCACGCACAAGGCCAGCGGCCCGTGTTTCGCATCGAGATAGGTCAGTTGCGCAATCGGCACACCGTCGTACTCAAGCATTTGTGCACGCTTGAGTTCGGCGCCCGGCAACCTCACCAGTGCCGGCGATAGATTCAGCCCCAAGCGTGCATCTACCGCACGCAGTTGCGATCGCTGGCTGGCTTCGTCACTGGGCAGGTGATCGAGGGTTTGCGGCACATACAGTGCCATGTAGTCGCCCACCAGGGCGCGCCAGTTATGCGTTTGCTGCGTTTGCCAGGCGAGAAACAGGCGATCGGCCAACACGCCGCCCGCCAGCAGACTCGCGGCGGCCGCACCGATGAACCAGCGTCGACTCAGGCCAGGCCGCTGGGGGGAGGGGATGGCATCGAGGCGCGCCTGCAAACGTTCCAGCGGTGCCTGTAGCGCCAGTTCGTCATAGGCATCCTTGTACGGCAGGCTGCTGCGTTCGAACCATTGCACGCGCAGGCTGAGCAACGGGTCGTCGGCAATCGCGCTGTCGAGTTGGGCGCGATAGGCTGGGTCCAGCTCGTCGTCGAGGTAGGCCACCAGTTGTTCGTCGGAGGGCTTGTTCATGGGCGGTCACCTCCGGTGGTTTTCGGCACGGCTTGCAGGGGCGGGTATTCGGCCAGTTTCAGGCGCGCGGTGGCCAGACGGCTCATCACCGTGCCGATCGGCACCTGCAGGATCTCGGCGACTTCACGGTAGGACAGGCCTTCGACATAAGCCAGATACACGGTTTCGCGCTGGGTTTCCGGCAACGCATCGACCCGGCGAATCACTTGCGCCGCCATCACATGAGTCTGCGCGGCGTATTCGCCATCGAAGGCCAGTTGCGCGTCGGCATCGACCTGACCGGCGCCCTGACGCACCCGACGCGCGCGCACTTCGTTGAGCCAGATTGAATGCAGGATGCTCAGCAACCAGCGATCCATGCGCGTGCCGGCCACATATTGGCCGGCACGCTCCAGCGCCCGTACACACGTGGCCTGCACCAGATCCTCGGCCACGTGACGATTGCGCGACAGCAGCAGGCCGTAGCGCCACAGCCGCGCCAGATGCTGTCCGAGTTCCGCTCTGAATGCCTGATCGCTGACGATGATGGCGTTCCTTTATCTATGTCAGGTTTTCGATGAATCGTTGATGGCTTCAGCCAGGTCCTGGTATTCCTCGCAGGCGGTGCCGCAAATCGATTTGATCTGCTGCAATTGCTCCTGCGCCAGGTCGACGCGGCCTTTGATCACATAGGCTTCGCCGAGGTATTCACGCACTTGCGCGTACTGCGGATCGAGTTTCACCGATTGCAGGTAATAGCCGATGCCTTCATCGGTACGTCCCAGTTTTCGCGTGGCGTAACCGCGATAGTTG
The Pseudomonas fluorescens genome window above contains:
- a CDS encoding efflux RND transporter periplasmic adaptor subunit — protein: MSKNLLAGLGLIAAALLLSACDSSSKAEEEAPPATVRIETIEARPLSISSELSGRIAAPRIAEVRARVAGVVLQRTFREGSDVKKGDVLFRIDPAPFKADLDSAEAALRKAEANAFQARLQEQRYAQLIDDKAISAQDYDNARANARQTAADVAANKAAVERAKLNLGYATVTAPISGRVGRALVTEGALVGQNETTPLALIQQLNPIYADLTQSTRELNELRRAFRSGQLQAVGQDQVKATLIQDDGSLYPLPGKLLFSDISVDPGTGQIILRSEFPNPDLDLLPGSFIRVRLQQATVQNGITVPQRAVQRDSAGIAQVLTVDEQMRVAQQPVQLGAVQNDRWIVSGGLKPGDRIVIEGLQHARPGEKVQIDDTPLPLAQTSGQ
- a CDS encoding response regulator transcription factor; translation: MPNILLVEDDTALAELISSYLERNGYSVSVIGRGDHVRERARINPPDLVILDLMLPGLDGLQVCRLLRADSATLPILMLTARDDSHDQVLGLEMGADDYVTKPCEPRVLLARVRTLLRRSSLGEPMTVNDRIVMGNLCIDLSERTVTWREQPVELSSGEYNLLVVLARHAGEVLSRDQILQRLRGIEFNGTDRSVDVAISKLRRKFDDHAGEARKIKTVWGKGYLFSRSEWEC
- a CDS encoding ATP-binding protein; this encodes MFRILFRLYLVTIVSYSAAIYLVPDLVIMAFRERFITYNLDYSRGLQSLITRQFHAVPQDQWPALAQSMDKDFQPLHIALARIDDAGFTAPEQVRLRAGENVVRIGDWGWRTLAVTPLNDDVAVQMVVPPDPLDVNLLYWSINVLIGASMLACLLLWIRPHWRDLERLKGAAERFGKGHLNERTQIPASSNIGSLANVFDTMAGDIENLLNQQRDLLNAVSHELRTPLTRLDFGLALALSDDLPATSRERLQGLVAHIRELDELVLELLSYSRLQNPAQLPEQVEVSLDEFIDSILGSVDEELDSPDIVIDVLLHGQLERFTLDPRLTARAIQNLLRNAMRYCEKRIQIGVQVSPDGCEIWVDDDGIGIPDDERERIFEPFYRLDRSRDRATGGFGLGLAISRRALEAQGGTLTVESSPLGGARFRLWLPDMT
- the pncA gene encoding bifunctional nicotinamidase/pyrazinamidase, with the protein product MQISPRTALLVIDVQNDFIPGGQLAVPEGDQIVPLINRLGGLFKQVVIAQDWHPSGHASFASSHPGHQPYEVIQLPYGEQVLWPEHCVQGTSGAEFHPELNLPHAQLIIRKGCNPDIDSYSAFLEADRCTTTGLAGYLKERGIDTVYMVGLALDFCVMFSALDARAAGFNAFVVLDACRAIDRDGSLAAAMERMQTAGVGLIQSNQLI
- a CDS encoding transcriptional regulator, producing MNKPSDEQLVAYLDDELDPAYRAQLDSAIADDPLLSLRVQWFERSSLPYKDAYDELALQAPLERLQARLDAIPSPQRPGLSRRWFIGAAAASLLAGGVLADRLFLAWQTQQTHNWRALVGDYMALYVPQTLDHLPSDEASQRSQLRAVDARLGLNLSPALVRLPGAELKRAQMLEYDGVPIAQLTYLDAKHGPLALCVTRSNSGSQPLAHERRHEMNVVYWTEGEHAWMLIGHNPAPALEDLAKHLVDKLGA
- a CDS encoding sigma-70 family RNA polymerase sigma factor, translated to MLSRNRHVAEDLVQATCVRALERAGQYVAGTRMDRWLLSILHSIWLNEVRARRVRQGAGQVDADAQLAFDGEYAAQTHVMAAQVIRRVDALPETQRETVYLAYVEGLSYREVAEILQVPIGTVMSRLATARLKLAEYPPLQAVPKTTGGDRP